The following proteins are co-located in the Brevibacillus laterosporus DSM 25 genome:
- a CDS encoding DUF3221 domain-containing protein, translating into MKMSKNKLIAAVTTLTLGFGFTMGVAPAFADSNQSALQHASISSIEKEEQQPFTGYVISIDDMYMVVANTSTQEEALSYKDNWWELASQNKIIRVPVSTNDDFAVGEKLNVFATAWTWSIPPIALASKIEKIADK; encoded by the coding sequence ATGAAAATGTCAAAAAACAAATTAATAGCGGCAGTAACTACTCTTACATTAGGATTCGGATTTACGATGGGAGTAGCACCAGCTTTTGCGGATTCAAACCAATCCGCATTACAGCATGCTTCTATCTCTTCTATTGAGAAAGAGGAACAACAGCCTTTCACCGGCTACGTTATTTCTATTGATGATATGTATATGGTTGTGGCAAATACTTCTACACAAGAAGAAGCACTTTCCTATAAAGATAATTGGTGGGAATTAGCATCTCAAAATAAAATTATAAGAGTTCCCGTATCTACTAATGACGATTTTGCTGTGGGTGAAAAGTTGAATGTATTTGCAACAGCATGGACTTGGTCAATTCCACCAATAGCACTTGCCTCAAAGATTGAAAAAATAGCGGATAAATAG
- a CDS encoding anthrax toxin lethal factor-related metalloendopeptidase produces MQHRNKMLKVLGTTTMLLALTATSPAFSYITHAANGIHDVEDKKKEDKEKKEKEDKEKKEREKKAREERMKEISKGIVTTEFNSEEEQRLQDTQALLKKLSPEVLEMYEKVGGKIHLTDKSIAENPTVRDISEKEKQIKDSEGNEVSLDSHFVFSIGGKNPALIIHTEEYSESHTKSKEVYYEVGKAIARDTLGENTFVNETFLEAVHQAKADEDASALLLSHLPPHEGEFDTTYVKEHINEFREVFAQAFSYYYEPSYRPVLKAYAPEMFRYMDDMSKKGFNEINTQVKEKQTTPLDFKSDIDAAKEFGAKIKLSDTVVTKEDKKFMDGYVAYGPMLNRILRGVDKHPGISDIDMFIHGIDSLFKKEEAKLPNDLIVYRRTDEREFALPTGSLFTKDGNVNHDAINKLKKLEGKIKTDKGFISTSLALNNVPLGGNQESILIQMKLPKGTPAIYMDNSWLELLLKRDSTYKIINVKGIVLNGKIVVNIETELVSEKQKK; encoded by the coding sequence ATGCAACACAGAAATAAAATGCTGAAAGTCCTGGGTACAACTACGATGCTATTGGCTTTAACAGCCACTTCTCCAGCGTTTTCCTATATTACTCATGCCGCAAATGGAATACATGATGTAGAAGATAAAAAGAAAGAGGATAAAGAAAAAAAAGAGAAAGAAGATAAAGAAAAGAAAGAGCGAGAGAAAAAAGCCAGAGAAGAAAGAATGAAAGAAATTAGTAAAGGAATTGTAACAACAGAGTTTAACAGTGAAGAAGAACAACGATTACAAGATACCCAAGCCCTATTAAAAAAACTTTCGCCTGAAGTATTGGAAATGTATGAAAAGGTGGGAGGAAAAATTCATCTGACAGATAAAAGTATTGCAGAAAATCCTACTGTCCGGGATATCAGTGAAAAAGAAAAGCAGATAAAAGATAGCGAAGGAAATGAAGTTTCCTTAGATTCTCATTTTGTATTTTCAATAGGTGGTAAAAACCCAGCTCTGATTATCCATACAGAAGAGTATTCGGAAAGCCACACCAAAAGCAAAGAGGTATATTATGAGGTAGGAAAAGCAATCGCTCGTGACACGTTAGGAGAAAATACTTTTGTAAATGAAACGTTTTTAGAAGCTGTACATCAAGCAAAAGCAGACGAAGATGCAAGCGCGTTACTCCTTTCACATCTACCTCCTCATGAAGGTGAGTTTGATACCACATATGTGAAAGAACACATCAATGAATTTCGAGAGGTGTTTGCACAAGCATTTTCGTATTATTATGAACCTAGCTATCGACCTGTATTAAAAGCTTATGCACCAGAAATGTTCAGGTACATGGATGACATGAGCAAAAAAGGATTTAATGAAATTAATACTCAAGTAAAGGAAAAACAAACAACTCCATTAGACTTTAAAAGTGATATAGATGCTGCTAAAGAATTTGGAGCTAAAATAAAACTTTCGGATACTGTAGTGACAAAAGAAGACAAAAAATTTATGGATGGTTATGTAGCATATGGCCCAATGTTAAATAGGATTTTAAGAGGGGTTGACAAACATCCCGGAATTTCTGATATTGATATGTTCATTCATGGGATCGATAGTCTCTTTAAAAAAGAAGAAGCAAAGCTTCCTAATGATCTTATTGTATATCGAAGAACTGATGAAAGGGAATTTGCTCTTCCAACTGGGTCTCTATTCACCAAGGATGGAAATGTTAATCATGATGCAATTAATAAGCTAAAGAAATTAGAAGGTAAAATAAAAACGGATAAAGGGTTTATTAGCACATCACTAGCTCTTAATAATGTTCCTTTAGGTGGAAATCAAGAATCAATCCTGATACAAATGAAACTTCCAAAAGGGACTCCTGCAATTTACATGGATAATAGCTGGCTTGAGTTATTATTAAAAAGAGATTCTACTTATAAAATTATAAATGTTAAAGGTATTGTTTTAAATGGTAAGATTGTAGTCAATATAGAAACTGAGTTAGTATCAGAAAAACAGAAAAAATAA
- a CDS encoding binary toxin-like calcium binding domain-containing protein, with protein sequence MKLPKMYTCLLATALLGQFTTYPELSHAASSEKEVINDQDANFKGLLGYYFTDKELKETALISNSESGDLSVDNDQIDDMLPDELKQFKSAMWTGFVKAGKSGEYTFSTSDNDHTILWIDDQQVIDQSSSTQKIYLEKGKLYKVKITYKPESPTANEFGLQLKWITPAGKKEIIPEGNLLLPDIKNQPENESSRKKRSISATSDDGVEDTDGDGIPDSLENEGYTLDIKNKKLTLMPWIEKVHGKKVTRFGEPLTKYTSSAYKWSTASDPYSDFAKVSGIIDKKVKVRHPLLAAYPNLQVHMDKFIISKNRNETLENGGNASNTISGSTSTSNTHSTEVSVGAEVNVSLFNFGGSVSTNFSDSNSQTVTIDHSSSESLGRNWSKSIGLNAGEAAYFNANIRYVNNGTAPIYEAAPTTSLVLGKNDTIATIKAKENQLANVVLPDRFYPSKDQAAISLQTKDDFGSSPITINKDQLDILEQTKQMRLETDQVSGYVGVIDPKTKLVEVDKDKQWSHIIPQIEETTARLILKTPDDSEIERRVAAVDPDDMIEQTKPDVTLGEALQLAFEFEDKNGTLSYKNTSIDDFKLVFDEETAENIEKQLEDMETKNIYDVQLHARMNILISPKKDEPTDDIELSSWEIDGEENYYKYDVLQTGWQTIDGKKYYFNENGVLEPSRIIEDGTYQIKTAVKNTSLVDWNRSDNNITVWENLNGSNQKWKLEYDDSHKAYVIRSLENNDQIMAWNAYQDSTNVFATPFEGKAEHFWIPESIGNGFYILKNKKDPTKVLDVDGSATSNGSNIQVRDYKGTDNQKWELEQMQAN encoded by the coding sequence ATGAAATTACCTAAAATGTATACGTGCTTACTAGCAACCGCACTCCTCGGTCAATTCACCACCTATCCAGAACTATCACATGCGGCTTCAAGCGAGAAAGAAGTAATCAACGACCAAGACGCTAATTTTAAAGGCTTATTAGGCTACTACTTTACTGATAAAGAGTTAAAAGAAACCGCTCTGATTTCGAATTCAGAGTCTGGTGATCTATCCGTTGATAACGATCAAATCGATGATATGTTACCTGATGAATTAAAACAATTTAAATCCGCTATGTGGACAGGATTTGTAAAAGCAGGAAAATCAGGTGAATATACTTTCTCCACGTCAGATAATGACCACACCATATTATGGATAGATGATCAACAAGTCATCGATCAATCCTCCTCTACGCAAAAAATCTATCTAGAAAAAGGGAAGCTATATAAAGTAAAAATAACCTATAAGCCAGAATCCCCTACAGCTAACGAATTTGGCTTACAGCTAAAATGGATAACTCCTGCAGGAAAGAAAGAAATAATTCCAGAGGGAAATTTACTTCTACCTGACATAAAAAATCAACCAGAGAATGAATCCAGTAGAAAAAAAAGAAGTATTTCAGCAACTTCTGATGACGGAGTCGAAGATACTGATGGTGACGGCATCCCTGATTCGTTAGAAAATGAAGGATATACCTTGGATATCAAGAATAAAAAACTCACCCTGATGCCTTGGATTGAAAAAGTCCATGGAAAAAAAGTAACGAGATTTGGAGAACCGTTAACAAAATATACATCCTCTGCTTATAAATGGAGCACGGCTTCTGATCCATATAGCGATTTCGCGAAAGTATCAGGAATCATTGATAAGAAGGTAAAAGTGAGACATCCGTTACTTGCTGCGTATCCTAATTTACAGGTCCATATGGACAAATTCATTATTTCGAAAAATAGAAATGAAACGCTAGAAAATGGGGGAAATGCAAGTAACACGATCAGTGGAAGTACGTCCACAAGCAATACTCATTCAACAGAAGTATCTGTTGGAGCTGAAGTCAATGTTTCCTTATTTAACTTTGGTGGAAGTGTATCCACTAATTTTAGCGATAGCAATTCACAGACAGTAACCATCGATCATTCGAGTTCAGAGAGTTTGGGAAGGAACTGGTCCAAGAGCATAGGTTTAAATGCAGGAGAAGCTGCCTATTTCAACGCGAATATCCGATATGTTAATAATGGTACAGCTCCTATCTATGAAGCAGCACCTACTACTTCTCTCGTACTAGGTAAAAACGATACCATTGCAACGATAAAAGCAAAAGAAAACCAGCTAGCAAATGTAGTGTTACCAGACCGTTTTTATCCAAGCAAAGATCAAGCAGCCATTTCCCTACAAACCAAAGACGATTTTGGGTCCAGCCCCATCACAATCAACAAGGATCAACTTGATATTCTGGAGCAGACAAAACAAATGCGATTGGAAACAGACCAAGTTTCCGGTTATGTAGGTGTAATCGATCCTAAAACAAAATTAGTTGAGGTAGATAAAGATAAGCAGTGGAGTCATATCATCCCTCAAATCGAGGAAACAACTGCTCGATTGATCTTAAAAACACCAGACGATTCAGAAATAGAAAGACGAGTAGCTGCCGTTGATCCTGATGACATGATCGAACAAACGAAGCCAGATGTTACATTAGGAGAAGCGCTCCAATTAGCTTTTGAATTTGAAGACAAGAACGGAACATTATCTTACAAAAATACGAGTATAGATGATTTTAAATTGGTGTTTGATGAAGAAACAGCTGAAAATATAGAAAAACAATTAGAAGACATGGAAACAAAAAATATCTATGATGTCCAATTACATGCTCGCATGAATATACTAATCTCACCGAAGAAGGATGAACCTACAGATGATATTGAGTTATCTAGTTGGGAAATAGATGGGGAAGAAAATTACTATAAATATGATGTGCTGCAAACTGGTTGGCAAACGATAGATGGGAAAAAGTATTATTTTAATGAAAATGGTGTGTTAGAACCCAGCAGAATAATTGAGGATGGTACCTATCAAATAAAAACAGCAGTAAAGAATACCAGTCTAGTTGATTGGAATAGAAGCGATAATAATATCACGGTGTGGGAAAATCTCAATGGCAGTAATCAAAAATGGAAATTAGAATATGATGACTCTCATAAAGCGTATGTAATTAGAAGTTTAGAAAATAACGATCAAATTATGGCTTGGAATGCTTATCAGGATTCAACCAATGTATTTGCTACACCGTTTGAAGGGAAGGCAGAACATTTTTGGATTCCTGAATCGATAGGTAATGGTTTCTATATTTTAAAAAACAAGAAAGATCCTACTAAAGTGTTAGATGTAGATGGTTCGGCTACTTCAAACGGGTCTAACATTCAGGTACGTGATTATAAAGGCACTGATAATCAAAAGTGGGAATTAGAACAAATGCAAGCAAATTAA
- the brnQ gene encoding branched-chain amino acid transport system II carrier protein: MKQLSWKEQLYIGLMLFALFFGAGNLVFPPGLGFSAGENLWQAMLGFLITAVGLPILGVAAIAKSGGLDVLTNRVHPIFAVIFTLTTYLCLGPFLVIPRAGNVAFEMGVVPFLPDFLRANSFTLSVYTFIYFAINFWLCLNPSKMFARIGKILTPILLTMITIIFIQSQFHPIGDFGKPAEAYLQSATFKGFMEGYMTMDTLAALLFGGVIVAAFERKNISNKKQIARLTMRTGVFAGLLLALIYLMLGYLGSVSQSLLPSYQNGGEILTAVSTYLFGQYGTILLGTVFTLACVTTSVGLITSCGQYFAKLMPRFSYTVWTGIVCFTSMVIANLGLNQIIVFSVPILLVIYPLTIVLIVLSFGHSLFNGYKSVYKMSLLGTAMISLVDALQQSHIDVSFITDVYRYLPLYEQGIGWVLPALVGACIGFLWGKRKENRLQSGQKENISHSSLSQIEEGQ; this comes from the coding sequence ATGAAACAGTTATCATGGAAGGAACAGTTGTATATTGGACTTATGTTATTCGCTTTATTTTTTGGAGCAGGTAATCTAGTTTTCCCACCGGGACTTGGTTTTTCGGCAGGAGAGAATTTATGGCAGGCTATGCTTGGCTTTCTAATTACTGCTGTCGGTCTGCCTATCTTAGGGGTAGCCGCGATTGCTAAAAGTGGGGGATTAGATGTTTTAACGAATCGAGTTCATCCTATTTTTGCTGTGATATTCACCTTGACAACTTACTTATGCTTGGGACCCTTTTTAGTTATACCTCGTGCAGGTAACGTTGCATTTGAAATGGGAGTTGTCCCCTTTTTACCTGATTTTTTGCGCGCCAATTCTTTCACTTTATCGGTATATACGTTCATTTATTTTGCTATTAATTTTTGGCTCTGTCTCAATCCTTCCAAAATGTTTGCTCGGATTGGAAAAATTTTAACACCTATTTTACTTACCATGATTACAATTATTTTTATACAAAGCCAGTTTCACCCGATTGGCGATTTTGGAAAACCAGCTGAGGCATATCTACAGTCCGCTACATTTAAAGGCTTTATGGAAGGTTATATGACAATGGATACACTAGCTGCATTACTATTTGGAGGAGTTATCGTTGCAGCTTTTGAGAGAAAAAATATTTCTAATAAAAAACAAATTGCCCGTCTTACCATGAGAACAGGAGTATTTGCTGGTTTACTATTAGCTCTCATTTATCTCATGCTAGGTTACTTGGGATCGGTTAGCCAAAGCCTATTGCCTTCTTATCAAAATGGAGGAGAGATTTTGACGGCTGTTTCCACTTATTTATTTGGACAATATGGAACGATCTTATTAGGAACAGTATTTACACTCGCTTGTGTTACAACATCTGTTGGCCTGATAACCTCCTGCGGACAGTATTTTGCGAAGCTTATGCCACGTTTTTCTTATACCGTTTGGACAGGAATTGTATGCTTTACGAGTATGGTTATTGCTAATTTAGGACTAAATCAAATTATTGTTTTTTCTGTACCAATTCTGTTAGTGATCTATCCATTAACAATTGTTTTAATCGTTTTATCATTTGGACATTCCCTTTTTAACGGATATAAATCAGTTTATAAAATGAGCTTGCTGGGTACGGCTATGATTAGTTTAGTAGACGCCCTGCAGCAAAGCCATATAGATGTCTCGTTCATTACAGATGTATATCGCTACCTTCCGTTGTATGAGCAAGGAATAGGATGGGTGTTACCAGCGTTAGTAGGAGCGTGTATCGGTTTTTTATGGGGAAAAAGAAAAGAAAATCGGTTACAGTCTGGACAAAAAGAGAATATATCCCACTCGTCCCTATCACAAATAGAGGAAGGTCAGTAA